In a single window of the Streptomyces cinnabarinus genome:
- a CDS encoding SUKH-4 family immunity protein yields the protein MVTFAQAQERAEEWVNGEVPSYQHREVRVREFELGFVVWAEDRSDGPRSDGGAQRLVIARDSGEATLWPALPVGEVIRRYEEEYGRPDAEQEPAPAAPARVDLNQTSFLLTPPEWLQEAADQMGIPGRRGGDTSGGAAGAGAGVGAGSGSGSLPETQAGVPGAGFGAGGAAAAGAPTPAPGAHFASGGSAAWPDAGASDSGGGAGAPARAPGGASAPGVPAGAPAGATPWAGTDTNADAGEDRSVPLPATVFAPPLSEIDDNTPPPAAPDAKTALISGGSQLPRTAVAPALDNSNAPGVLGGTPAPGVPGAPSYGYPQGPGGAGGPGTPPPGAPAPGATPPPHAGAPSGYPQAGPEGTPGRPLAANAGDIADAATSKAAPPPNRARGGVNPPPPPSAPGAPGARPGATPPPAPSGPGAPGTPAGGYVPTQLISALGPEGPDGPAGPGAPQPPGAPTPPGAPKPPGAPGAPGGTPPGGVHHAATMLADPSQLGGGGGVPQPPGAPGVPGAPGVQGAPSAPGMPNPPGAPGIPGAPGAPGAPGAPQPPGAPGMPGAPGAGGPASSGRGAVHHAETVLSAPPVGGPGAPPPPHAPGVPGAPGAPQAPMPPGAMPPPGQPMPGQQPPAYGYPQQPTGQPTVGPGYQAVLRYRAQDGSEQQLIRRSAPGTPHPEWQIFHELRAMNVPPDQVLELHTELESCELPGAYCARMIREQWPQARITSIAPYGTDHASRQQGMQQLLAHQGELHQVADGPARLAPVRAPFQQVQPTPPVPPEGIAQEMAGAFGPGVFRFEQAAVSRQGVPPIVAHTLVAAGLPMDMGPFFWAQAQPGRPVPTLAELAAERGVQPAADAGSYLVMGSDFGRAICVQYGTANIVAVPVEAGPGGAPVPPQFVNTGLPEFQRCLALLGRMWRLRFGLNQEQAGRWTVDFQAQLASLDPAALGSPESWWSVLLEQMWDGLL from the coding sequence ATGGTGACGTTCGCTCAGGCGCAGGAGCGCGCGGAGGAGTGGGTCAACGGCGAGGTGCCGTCGTACCAGCACCGCGAGGTGCGAGTACGGGAGTTCGAGCTCGGCTTCGTGGTCTGGGCCGAGGACCGCTCGGACGGTCCGCGCTCGGACGGCGGCGCACAGCGGCTGGTCATCGCCCGGGACAGCGGCGAGGCCACGCTCTGGCCCGCCCTTCCGGTCGGCGAGGTGATCCGCCGGTACGAGGAGGAGTACGGCCGTCCCGACGCGGAGCAGGAGCCCGCGCCGGCGGCTCCCGCGCGCGTGGATCTGAACCAGACATCGTTCCTGCTGACTCCGCCGGAGTGGTTGCAGGAGGCGGCGGACCAGATGGGGATTCCGGGACGCCGGGGTGGGGACACCTCGGGGGGTGCCGCGGGTGCCGGTGCCGGAGTGGGTGCCGGGTCCGGGTCCGGGTCGCTTCCGGAGACGCAGGCCGGGGTGCCGGGGGCTGGTTTCGGTGCGGGTGGTGCGGCTGCCGCTGGTGCGCCTACGCCCGCGCCGGGGGCGCATTTCGCGTCCGGGGGGAGTGCGGCTTGGCCGGACGCCGGGGCGAGTGACAGTGGCGGGGGCGCGGGCGCGCCCGCGAGGGCGCCTGGTGGCGCGAGTGCGCCGGGAGTGCCCGCTGGGGCTCCGGCCGGGGCGACTCCCTGGGCCGGTACGGACACCAACGCGGACGCCGGCGAGGACCGCTCCGTCCCGCTGCCCGCGACCGTGTTCGCGCCGCCGCTGAGCGAGATCGACGACAACACCCCACCGCCTGCCGCGCCGGACGCGAAGACGGCGCTGATCTCTGGCGGCAGCCAGCTGCCGCGGACGGCGGTCGCACCGGCGCTCGACAACTCGAACGCGCCGGGCGTGCTGGGCGGTACGCCCGCGCCCGGAGTTCCGGGTGCGCCGTCGTACGGATATCCGCAGGGGCCGGGTGGTGCGGGCGGGCCGGGTACGCCCCCTCCGGGCGCCCCCGCGCCGGGTGCCACGCCTCCGCCTCACGCGGGCGCGCCCTCCGGTTACCCGCAGGCCGGCCCCGAAGGTACGCCGGGCCGGCCCCTCGCGGCGAATGCCGGGGACATCGCCGATGCCGCGACGAGCAAGGCGGCGCCTCCGCCGAACCGCGCGCGAGGCGGCGTGAATCCTCCGCCTCCGCCGAGTGCCCCGGGCGCGCCGGGTGCGCGTCCGGGCGCCACACCGCCGCCCGCGCCGTCGGGTCCCGGTGCGCCGGGTACACCGGCGGGCGGCTACGTGCCCACGCAACTCATCTCCGCGCTCGGCCCCGAGGGGCCCGACGGCCCCGCCGGTCCGGGCGCACCGCAGCCCCCCGGCGCACCGACTCCGCCGGGCGCCCCCAAGCCGCCCGGTGCGCCGGGCGCGCCTGGCGGCACGCCTCCGGGTGGTGTGCACCACGCGGCCACGATGCTGGCGGACCCGAGCCAGTTGGGCGGGGGAGGGGGCGTGCCCCAGCCTCCGGGCGCCCCTGGCGTACCGGGCGCTCCCGGCGTGCAGGGTGCGCCGAGCGCCCCGGGCATGCCGAACCCGCCGGGCGCGCCCGGGATCCCGGGCGCCCCTGGTGCACCTGGCGCCCCCGGCGCACCGCAGCCTCCGGGCGCCCCCGGCATGCCCGGTGCCCCCGGCGCCGGTGGGCCCGCCAGTAGTGGGCGCGGTGCCGTGCACCACGCCGAGACCGTGTTGTCGGCGCCCCCGGTGGGCGGCCCCGGCGCGCCCCCACCGCCGCACGCCCCCGGCGTACCCGGTGCTCCGGGCGCCCCTCAGGCGCCGATGCCCCCCGGTGCGATGCCGCCGCCCGGTCAGCCCATGCCCGGTCAGCAGCCTCCGGCGTACGGCTATCCGCAGCAGCCCACCGGTCAGCCGACCGTGGGCCCGGGCTACCAGGCCGTGCTGCGGTACCGCGCGCAGGACGGCTCCGAGCAGCAGCTGATCCGGCGTTCGGCGCCGGGTACGCCGCACCCGGAGTGGCAGATCTTCCACGAGCTGCGCGCCATGAACGTGCCGCCGGACCAGGTGCTGGAGCTGCACACCGAGTTGGAGTCGTGCGAGCTGCCGGGCGCCTACTGCGCGCGGATGATCCGGGAGCAGTGGCCGCAGGCGCGGATCACGAGCATCGCGCCGTACGGCACGGACCACGCGAGCCGGCAGCAGGGCATGCAGCAATTGCTGGCGCACCAGGGTGAACTGCACCAGGTGGCGGACGGTCCCGCGCGGCTCGCGCCGGTGCGGGCGCCGTTCCAGCAGGTGCAGCCCACTCCGCCGGTCCCCCCGGAGGGGATCGCGCAGGAGATGGCGGGCGCGTTCGGGCCGGGGGTCTTCCGGTTCGAGCAGGCCGCCGTGTCCCGGCAGGGTGTGCCGCCGATCGTGGCGCACACCCTGGTCGCCGCGGGCCTGCCGATGGACATGGGCCCCTTCTTCTGGGCGCAGGCCCAGCCGGGGCGGCCGGTGCCGACGCTGGCGGAGCTGGCGGCCGAGCGCGGGGTGCAGCCGGCCGCGGACGCGGGCTCCTACCTCGTGATGGGCAGCGACTTCGGCCGGGCGATCTGTGTGCAGTACGGGACGGCCAACATCGTCGCCGTGCCGGTGGAGGCGGGTCCGGGCGGTGCCCCGGTGCCGCCGCAGTTCGTGAACACCGGACTGCCCGAGTTCCAGCGCTGCCTGGCGCTGCTCGGCCGGATGTGGCGGCTGAGGTTCGGGCTGAACCAGGAGCAGGCAGGCCGCTGGACCGTCGACTTCCAGGCCCAGCTCGCCTCCCTCGACCCGGCGGCGCTCGGCTCGCCGGAGAGCTGGTGGTCGGTGCTGCTGGAGCAGATGTGGGACGGCCTGTTGTGA
- a CDS encoding GNAT family N-acetyltransferase encodes MVRLERLRPDHADALLAFERENRAYFARTVPDRGDTFFTPAGFAARLRSLLTEQGLGVCHFHVLFDDEDRLVGRVNLMDVEDGSAELGYRIGESAAGQGVATAAVGAMCGLAARAYGLSALTAITTLDNLASRTVLERNAFTPAGELTVDGRPGIAYRRAL; translated from the coding sequence ATGGTGAGGTTGGAGCGGCTGCGGCCGGATCACGCGGACGCGCTACTGGCCTTCGAGCGGGAGAACCGGGCGTATTTCGCCCGTACGGTCCCCGATCGCGGCGACACGTTTTTCACACCTGCCGGGTTCGCTGCCCGCCTTCGGTCCCTGCTGACCGAACAGGGCCTCGGCGTCTGCCATTTCCATGTGCTCTTCGACGACGAGGACCGGCTGGTCGGCCGGGTCAACCTGATGGACGTCGAGGACGGCAGCGCCGAACTCGGCTACCGCATAGGGGAGAGCGCGGCGGGCCAGGGCGTGGCGACGGCCGCGGTCGGCGCGATGTGCGGGCTGGCGGCGCGCGCGTACGGGCTCAGCGCGCTCACCGCGATCACCACGCTGGACAACCTCGCCTCGCGAACCGTGCTGGAGCGCAACGCCTTCACGCCCGCGGGTGAACTCACGGTCGACGGCCGGCCGGGAATCGCCTATCGCCGCGCGCTGTAG
- a CDS encoding SMI1/KNR4 family protein → MTTGRLGQRAVPPNAAYAGQVVHFPDPVRATRHPRGVRMDEHGYPDFSAYARAAAEIAEPPEGFGVDELRLTDYVSANAALAATGHELWDTIPPVATPHGWTWHHVAGTRRLELVPVEVKALLRHHGGIATAAVDQNKRGTRPLQETRPAHVGLPKSGVAVSESQVLGVEEELGYRLPGAYRSFLKAAGGCAPVGTALDAELGLLIDQPFFTVRDEAAVNDLVYVNKCLRDHLTKDYLGVGFVQGGLLAVKVKGERIGSVWFCAYDDARDVDPSWAPADRVERLLLPCGDDFDVFLSRLAGSPPELETVANLMVDGGFARSVPVAGAVSDSVSDSVSDYVSGE, encoded by the coding sequence ATGACGACAGGTCGGCTCGGGCAGCGAGCCGTGCCGCCGAACGCGGCCTACGCCGGGCAGGTCGTGCATTTCCCGGACCCGGTCAGAGCCACCCGTCACCCGAGAGGGGTACGGATGGACGAGCACGGCTATCCCGACTTCTCGGCGTACGCGCGGGCGGCCGCGGAGATCGCGGAGCCGCCGGAGGGTTTCGGCGTCGACGAACTGCGGCTGACGGACTACGTGTCGGCGAACGCGGCCCTCGCGGCCACCGGGCACGAGCTGTGGGACACCATCCCGCCGGTGGCGACACCGCACGGCTGGACCTGGCACCACGTGGCGGGCACCCGGCGGCTGGAACTGGTCCCGGTCGAGGTCAAGGCGCTGCTGCGGCATCACGGCGGGATCGCCACGGCGGCCGTGGACCAGAACAAGCGGGGCACGCGGCCGCTCCAGGAGACGCGACCCGCGCACGTCGGACTGCCCAAGTCCGGGGTGGCGGTGAGCGAGTCGCAGGTGCTGGGCGTCGAGGAGGAACTCGGGTACCGGCTGCCGGGCGCCTACCGCTCCTTCCTGAAGGCCGCGGGCGGCTGCGCGCCGGTGGGCACCGCGCTCGACGCGGAGCTGGGGCTCCTGATCGACCAGCCGTTCTTCACGGTGCGGGACGAGGCGGCGGTCAATGACCTGGTCTACGTCAACAAGTGCCTGCGGGACCATCTGACCAAGGACTACCTGGGCGTCGGCTTCGTCCAGGGCGGCCTGCTGGCCGTGAAGGTGAAGGGCGAGCGGATCGGATCGGTCTGGTTCTGCGCGTACGACGACGCGCGGGACGTCGATCCGTCCTGGGCGCCGGCGGACCGCGTGGAGCGGCTGCTGCTGCCCTGCGGTGACGACTTCGACGTCTTCCTCTCCCGTCTGGCGGGTTCGCCGCCGGAGTTGGAGACGGTGGCGAATCTGATGGTCGACGGTGGTTTCGCCCGTTCCGTGCCCGTGGCCGGTGCGGTGTCCGATTCCGTGTCCGATTCCGTGTCCGACTACGTGTCGGGGGAGTGA
- a CDS encoding DUF485 domain-containing protein, which translates to MSSDPYPPYPHQPQQPYATYPWQPPAPAEHPQYHPPRQAPLGHHSDLRILRGAYRWQRRTATLTALGYFVLFLVLSASAPSFMTSTVTDGLPTGLLLALLQLPVTVLAIGVYEHTARRYVDPLADRIRKQAEVDARRGEAVR; encoded by the coding sequence ATGTCCTCCGACCCGTATCCGCCGTACCCCCACCAGCCGCAGCAGCCGTACGCCACCTACCCCTGGCAGCCGCCCGCCCCCGCCGAGCACCCGCAGTACCACCCCCCACGCCAGGCCCCGCTCGGACACCACAGCGATCTGCGGATCCTGCGCGGCGCCTACCGCTGGCAGCGGCGCACCGCCACGCTCACCGCGCTCGGCTACTTCGTGCTGTTCCTCGTCCTGTCGGCGTCCGCGCCGTCCTTCATGACGAGCACCGTCACCGACGGCCTGCCCACCGGACTGCTCCTCGCCCTGCTCCAGCTCCCCGTCACCGTGCTGGCCATCGGCGTCTACGAGCACACCGCACGCCGTTACGTCGACCCGCTCGCGGACCGCATCCGCAAGCAGGCCGAGGTGGACGCCCGGCGCGGGGAGGCGGTCCGATGA
- a CDS encoding cation acetate symporter, whose product MTSQFSGDTQTMSLVAFSAVVTITLLLCVMTGPDRDDLDEFYTGYGSLSPMRNGLAIGGDYISAATVLGTTGVIALYGYDGIVLALSTALSLMLLMFLLAEPLRNAGRFTMGDALTRRMPGRGVRIAACAVTIAALLPLMVVQLAGTGQLMAFLLGFSSSSLKTGCIIGLGALMISYAAIGGMKGTALIQILKMVMLLGSGAIVAVLMLSRFDWNPAALFDAAAKGSGVGPAFLNSGLQFSGGPAPGLDMVSSQLAVVLGGACLPHVTMRMYTASSARQVRRSMSWAVSAVVLFVLVITVVGFGATALIGRSVIAGADPQGNTAYLLGSQAAFGTEVSTAETLLFTTVTTAIFLTLLASVAGMILSCANSLAHDVFATQVRELSAPREMMVARLSALAVGAPAILLATMVQHRSLQPLITLAFCLGASAIAPALVYSLFWRRYTRTGLLSTLIGGSLVVLLVMPFTNLVSGSPFSAFPESDFNWFPFTTTGLLSIPAGFLFGWLGTVVSEGPKAEEQRRQYEAVEGWILAGAARRRG is encoded by the coding sequence ATGACCTCCCAGTTCAGCGGCGACACCCAGACGATGTCCCTGGTCGCCTTCTCCGCCGTCGTCACGATCACCCTGCTGCTGTGCGTGATGACCGGCCCCGACCGGGACGACCTGGACGAGTTCTACACCGGCTATGGGTCTTTGTCCCCCATGCGCAACGGCCTGGCCATAGGCGGCGACTACATATCCGCCGCGACCGTGCTCGGCACCACCGGCGTCATCGCGCTGTACGGCTACGACGGCATCGTCCTCGCCCTCAGCACCGCGCTGTCGCTGATGCTGCTGATGTTCCTGCTGGCCGAACCCCTGCGCAACGCGGGCCGGTTCACCATGGGCGACGCGCTGACCCGCCGGATGCCCGGACGCGGCGTACGGATCGCGGCGTGCGCGGTGACCATCGCCGCCCTGCTGCCGCTGATGGTCGTCCAGCTCGCGGGCACCGGCCAGCTCATGGCCTTCCTCCTCGGCTTCTCCAGCAGCTCCCTGAAGACGGGCTGCATCATCGGGCTGGGCGCGCTGATGATCAGCTACGCGGCGATCGGCGGCATGAAGGGCACCGCCCTCATCCAGATCCTGAAGATGGTGATGCTGCTCGGCTCCGGCGCGATCGTCGCCGTACTGATGCTGAGCAGGTTCGACTGGAACCCGGCAGCCCTGTTCGACGCGGCCGCCAAGGGGAGCGGGGTGGGCCCCGCCTTCCTCAACTCCGGGCTCCAGTTCTCCGGCGGGCCCGCGCCGGGCCTGGACATGGTCAGCTCGCAGCTCGCCGTCGTCCTCGGCGGCGCCTGTCTGCCGCACGTCACCATGCGCATGTACACCGCCTCCAGCGCCCGCCAGGTACGCCGCTCGATGTCCTGGGCGGTCTCCGCGGTGGTGCTGTTCGTGCTGGTCATCACGGTCGTCGGATTCGGCGCGACCGCGCTGATCGGACGCTCGGTGATCGCCGGGGCCGACCCGCAGGGCAACACCGCCTATCTGCTCGGCTCGCAGGCCGCGTTCGGCACCGAGGTGTCCACGGCGGAGACCTTGCTCTTCACCACGGTCACCACCGCCATCTTCCTCACCCTGCTCGCCTCGGTCGCCGGGATGATCCTGTCCTGCGCCAACTCCCTCGCCCACGACGTGTTCGCCACACAGGTACGGGAGTTGTCCGCTCCGCGCGAGATGATGGTCGCGCGGCTGTCCGCGCTGGCCGTCGGGGCACCGGCGATCCTGCTGGCCACGATGGTGCAGCACCGCAGTCTCCAGCCGCTGATCACGCTGGCGTTCTGTCTCGGTGCCTCGGCCATCGCGCCCGCCCTCGTCTACAGCCTCTTCTGGCGCCGCTACACCCGAACCGGCCTGCTCAGCACGCTGATCGGCGGATCGCTGGTGGTCCTGCTGGTGATGCCGTTCACGAATCTCGTCTCCGGGTCGCCCTTCTCGGCGTTCCCCGAGTCCGACTTCAACTGGTTCCCGTTCACGACGACGGGCCTCCTCTCCATTCCCGCCGGGTTCCTGTTCGGCTGGCTGGGGACCGTGGTCTCCGAGGGCCCGAAGGCCGAGGAACAGCGGCGGCAGTACGAAGCGGTGGAGGGGTGGATCCTGGCGGGGGCGGCGCGGCGACGGGGGTGA
- a CDS encoding pectate lyase, producing the protein MPSASASASTTTSPSPSASTAPSASASSGTALGAWPTPTAEQAVSSTIEVSGTYDGALKRFYGSGDLGSDGQSESQGPLFELADGAVLKNVVLGSPAADGVHCLGSCTLQNVWWEDVGEDAASFKGKSTSAKYLVDGGGARKADDKVLQFNGAGTLTIRNFQVEDFGKLVRSCGNCSTQYQRHIVISKVKATAPGKVLVGINSNYGDTATLSGVTVVGDQDLTICERFKGNSSGAEPTSLGEGADGTYCRYSASDITYQ; encoded by the coding sequence GTGCCGTCGGCATCGGCGTCCGCATCGACTACGACTTCCCCTTCTCCCTCCGCTTCTACGGCGCCTTCCGCGTCCGCGTCCAGCGGTACCGCTCTCGGTGCCTGGCCGACGCCCACCGCGGAGCAGGCGGTGAGCTCCACGATCGAGGTGTCCGGCACCTACGACGGCGCCCTCAAGCGCTTCTACGGCTCCGGCGACCTCGGCAGCGACGGTCAGTCGGAGAGCCAGGGCCCGCTGTTCGAACTCGCCGACGGCGCCGTCCTGAAGAACGTCGTCCTCGGCTCCCCGGCCGCCGACGGCGTCCACTGCCTCGGCAGCTGCACACTCCAGAACGTCTGGTGGGAGGACGTCGGCGAGGACGCCGCCTCCTTCAAGGGCAAGTCGACGTCGGCGAAGTACCTCGTGGACGGCGGCGGCGCCCGCAAGGCCGACGACAAGGTCCTCCAGTTCAACGGCGCCGGCACCCTCACCATCCGGAACTTCCAGGTCGAGGACTTCGGCAAGCTGGTCCGCTCGTGCGGCAACTGCTCCACGCAGTACCAGCGGCACATCGTCATCAGCAAGGTGAAGGCGACCGCCCCCGGCAAGGTCCTGGTGGGCATCAACTCCAACTACGGCGACACGGCCACCCTCTCCGGCGTGACCGTCGTGGGGGACCAGGACCTCACCATCTGCGAGCGGTTCAAGGGCAACAGCTCCGGCGCCGAGCCGACCTCACTGGGCGAGGGCGCGGACGGCACGTACTGCCGCTACAGCGCCTCGGACATCACGTACCAGTGA
- a CDS encoding cellulose-binding protein — MSGTPVRPRGFLAVRGRGYRPEQVDAYAAALSQDRDAAWERAARLTVLAREMEAEAVRLRETVARLAPQTYDSLGERARLVFQLGLEEAAAVREGAHQEAQRLEEAAQAHSDGVHGAAQAHADTVRAEAEERAGQRLLTARAEADETRVAARRAVKECRGEALTALREMRQRTSGMLAEQAKEHAERWAELERRTEARVTAAEARHAEQVARAEAALSDAEQALADAEAAGRRRQEEARARAAELLAAAHAREERIARETERVLREHGERWDDVSAHMDHVRNSLITLTGRAAAE, encoded by the coding sequence ATGAGCGGCACACCGGTCCGGCCTCGCGGCTTCCTGGCCGTACGGGGGCGTGGCTACCGTCCCGAGCAGGTCGACGCCTACGCTGCCGCGCTCTCCCAGGACCGGGACGCCGCCTGGGAACGCGCCGCCCGGCTGACCGTGCTCGCCAGGGAGATGGAGGCCGAGGCGGTACGGCTGCGCGAGACCGTGGCGCGGCTCGCGCCGCAGACGTACGACTCGCTCGGGGAGCGCGCGCGGCTCGTCTTCCAGCTCGGTCTTGAAGAGGCCGCCGCCGTGCGCGAGGGCGCCCACCAGGAGGCGCAGCGCCTTGAGGAGGCGGCGCAGGCGCACTCGGACGGCGTGCACGGCGCGGCTCAGGCGCACGCCGACACCGTACGAGCCGAGGCGGAGGAGCGCGCCGGGCAGCGCCTGCTCACCGCGCGCGCCGAGGCGGACGAGACCCGGGTCGCGGCCCGGCGTGCGGTCAAGGAGTGCCGCGGCGAAGCGCTCACGGCCCTGCGTGAGATGCGCCAGCGCACCTCCGGCATGCTCGCCGAGCAGGCCAAGGAACACGCCGAACGCTGGGCCGAACTCGAGCGCCGGACCGAGGCGCGCGTGACCGCGGCCGAGGCCCGGCACGCCGAGCAGGTCGCCCGCGCGGAGGCCGCGCTGTCCGACGCCGAGCAGGCGCTCGCCGACGCCGAGGCGGCGGGGCGACGGCGCCAGGAGGAGGCCCGCGCGCGGGCGGCGGAGTTGCTCGCGGCGGCGCATGCGCGCGAGGAGCGCATCGCGCGCGAGACCGAGCGCGTGCTGCGCGAGCACGGGGAGCGCTGGGACGACGTGAGCGCCCACATGGATCACGTACGCAACAGCCTCATCACTCTCACCGGGCGGGCCGCGGCGGAGTAA
- a CDS encoding SUKH-3 domain-containing protein: MQPDRTSTTRFPVPVDAALRAAGWQPGRWDIKQAEIWADVLREHASPAGHRHTVFPAAVEAWAEFGGLHITPPGPGRQVAPAQVHLDPLHGLHMARTLGDLGRALDTEVCPLGAETDTQALLAIDTEGRVYTLDHTGDWYLGADIDTALTTLVAGTEPVRLTAP, from the coding sequence ATGCAACCGGACCGCACCTCCACGACCCGCTTCCCCGTGCCCGTCGACGCCGCCCTGCGCGCCGCCGGCTGGCAGCCCGGGCGCTGGGACATCAAGCAGGCCGAGATCTGGGCCGACGTCCTGCGCGAGCACGCCTCGCCGGCCGGGCACCGGCACACCGTCTTCCCCGCCGCGGTGGAGGCGTGGGCCGAGTTCGGCGGACTGCACATCACCCCGCCCGGTCCCGGCCGCCAGGTCGCCCCGGCGCAGGTGCACCTCGACCCGCTGCACGGACTGCACATGGCCCGCACCCTCGGCGACCTCGGCCGCGCCCTGGACACCGAGGTCTGCCCGCTCGGCGCCGAGACCGACACCCAGGCCCTGCTCGCCATCGACACCGAGGGCCGCGTCTACACCCTCGACCACACCGGGGACTGGTACCTCGGCGCGGACATCGACACGGCCCTGACCACGCTGGTCGCGGGCACCGAACCGGTACGGCTCACGGCGCCCTGA
- a CDS encoding YwqJ-related putative deaminase, which yields MTIMNATQTGPHGGAKSGTAVSQASGDPRIGWSATEAPHAPTLRHRRDGILPTVAAALSVRGATLTGTAARGDQPPALHPLVQDFLDTLGSAQRDRFTGRCAEAILISRHIHNVDATRSKRAARKPMTNGEARKALRQAKLTARRIREDGDPLHGGFAAPCRACAALSAHFGVRVVDPANADD from the coding sequence ATGACGATCATGAATGCGACGCAGACAGGACCGCACGGGGGCGCCAAATCCGGCACCGCCGTGAGCCAGGCGTCCGGCGACCCCCGGATCGGCTGGAGCGCCACCGAGGCCCCGCACGCGCCCACTCTGCGCCACCGTCGTGACGGCATACTCCCCACCGTCGCCGCCGCCCTCTCGGTCCGCGGCGCCACCCTCACCGGCACCGCCGCCCGCGGCGACCAGCCGCCCGCGCTGCACCCGCTCGTGCAGGACTTCCTGGACACGCTCGGCAGCGCCCAGCGCGACCGGTTCACCGGCCGCTGCGCCGAGGCGATCCTGATCTCCCGGCACATCCACAACGTCGACGCCACCCGCAGCAAACGTGCCGCCCGCAAACCGATGACCAACGGCGAAGCGCGCAAGGCACTCAGGCAGGCCAAGCTCACCGCCCGCCGCATCCGCGAGGACGGTGATCCGCTGCACGGCGGCTTCGCCGCCCCCTGCCGCGCCTGCGCCGCCCTCAGCGCGCACTTCGGCGTCCGAGTCGTCGACCCCGCCAACGCCGACGACTGA